AGGCAATACTTTTTTAAAATCAGACCAGGTGCTGTGCCAAATCTTAGTCCATTTACTTACCGTCTCGATATTATTACCACAGCTAGTTGCACAGCTTTTACTTTCAGGAGTAATGTAGGCTTCAGGTTTAATGTATCTTTCGAAACCAAATTTCTCTAACAAATAACCCGCAGCAATTGAAACACCCATTGCTATGGTAAAATAGAATGCCGTAACTTTTAAGCCAAAGGTAACGGCAAATAAACCAATGATAATTGGGTTAAGTAATGGGCTAGCAAATAAGAACACCATCATAGTGCCAAAGCCGGCTTTTGCTCTAAGTAATCCTTTTAAAAAAGGAATTGTTGAGCAGGAGCAAAAAGGCGTAATGGCACCAAGAAACCCGGCGACGATATAACCTTTGCCATTCTTACTACTTAAAATACTCTGAATTTTACTCGGCGGAATATATTCCTGAAGAACACCGACAATATAACTGATCAGTAAAAACAGTACGGTTAGCTCTACGGCTAAAAAAGCAAACATGTTTAAGGTATCAAATACCATTTGTTGTGTAATTGTCATAATAAATGTTCTCGTAAGTTAATCAATTCGTTATTTCTAGATTCTTCGAATTATAAAGAAATAACTACCCGAGTCAATATATTTCTAGTAATATCGAATTATATAAGTGAAACACCAATTTAGTGAGAATGTTATGGATATAGATGTAATTGCCAAAGCCTTAAAAGAATTAGGCCATCCAACTCGATTAGCAATATTTAAACGCTTAGTAAAATCAGGTGAGCAAGGTATTGCTGTGGGTGAAGTGCAAGAAGAGTTACAGATACCTGGTTCAACATTATCACATCACATCTCTAGTTTGGCTTCTGCAGGGTTGATTACACAGCGTCGTGAAGGACGGGTTCTTTATTGCGTCGTTGAATATGACAAATTGCTTTCTGTGATTGCATTTCTACAAGACGAATGTTGTATTGATGAGCAGTAACCCTCAAACGGTTGTCGATAGTATTGAACAGCTATCTGACTACTGTATCCCTTCCAGTTTTTTTCGTCGATTCATTGGTATACCAACAGCGATAAAAATCAGTGATTGTGGTGTAGTTATTGACGTTGAAGATAGTTTGACCACTATCAAGTGGGAAGAGCTTATCGTTCCTCCAACTTTTCATCTCAGCTTTTTTGGTCAAATAATTTCATTTAAAACAGAAAGCAAAAGCTATGTTTTCACCATGCTTGCCTATAAATCAAAGCGTAAGCACAAAAATAATTGTGAGCAACGTTGGGCAGCAGCCAATATTCATCGTGTTGAAACGTTATTAACCGCCATAGAAAGATTTAAGACTAATCGATATATGCGTCGTTCAATAATTGAACGTATTCAATTAGCATCGAGGCAAGAATTAGTCCGTTGGTTGCCGTGGCTTAATTCAAACAGCTCAAGTAAATCAACGAGTTCACTGACCAATGTTATTGAAATAACACAACGATTATCGTATTACCAACATTGGCAGCAGCAGGGAATAGCTGATTGTCGAGAAAGCTACATCAGTAAGCAACTTCAAACTCATGAAGCCTTTTTTGATAATGTCGAGTCTAATCCATTAACACTGTGTCAGCGCAGAGCCTGTATTATCGATAATGACAATAATTTATTATTAGCTGGCGCGGGAACCGGAAAAACCAGTGTGATGATTGGTCGGACAGGTTATTTACTCAATAGCCTGCAAGCGAAGAGCGATGAAATATTATTGTTAGCCTATGGCCGAAAAGCAGCTAATGAAATGGATGAAAGAATTAGAGATAAGTTATCGACTGATAAAATCAGCGCGACTACTTTTCATCGTTTAGGCCTGAGTATTATCGCTCAGGTTGAAGGGGGAAAACCCAGTTTATCAGTATTAGCAGATGATGAAAAAGCAAAATCTAAATGGATTCAAAGTTATTTTGAAAGACTCATTAAAGAAGATAGGCAGTATCGCAAGCTCATCCTCGAGTATTTTGGCAAGTACTATTATGTTGAACGCAGTGCTTTTGACTTTAAAAGCAAAGGCGAGTACTACCAGTACTTAACGGACAATGATATTCGCAGTTTTAAAGGTGAGCAAGTCAAAAGCTTCGGGGAGCTTTATATTGCCAATAGCTTATTCTCTTATGGCATAGAATATCAGTATGAAGCTAAATACGCTTACGATGTAAAATCAATCGAACGAAAACAATATCAGCCAGACTTCTTTCTGCCTGAATTCAATGTCTATATTGAATATTATGGGATTGATGAGAACGAAGATACAGCGCCATACATAGATAAAGATGAATACCATGAGGGTATTCAATGGAAACGTGATACTCATAATAAATTTAATACTGTGTGTCTTGAATTTACCTATGCGCAACATAAAACAGGTCAATTACTAAGTGCCTTAAAGGCATCATTGATTGAACTAAAAAATCGTTCTGACTTATCACCCGCTGATTCCTTTCCTAGCGAAAAAACACCTAGCGAATTAATGTCTAGTGAACATATATCTGCTGAACTAAGACCAATTGAACTGATACCTAGCGACGTAATACTAGCCACACTCAATGAGAGTGGCAGAATAACCGAGCTTGCTAAAACATTTACGCAATTAGTTGGGCTTTATAAAGCTGCTTGTCTAGATACAACTTTAGACTGCACCTTAGCGAGTAGTTTACAAAACAGTATTATCGCTAACTCGGTAGAGCCTAAACAAACAGAAAAAGCCTTAGCATTGCTCAAGCCTATTTTAAGCGCTTATGAACAACACTTAGCACAGCACCATGAAATTGATTTTGAAGATATGATTAATAAAGCGTTAACCTATGTTCAAGCAGGTCAATTTAAGTCTCCCTGGCGTTATATCATGGTTGATGAATTTCAAGATATATCCGAGCCACGAGCACGTTTGGTAAAAGCGTTACGTGACAACAATAAAGAATGTTCTGTTTTTGCAGTAGGCGATGATTGGCAGGCTATATACCGATTTAGTGGTGCTGATGTCACTTTAACGACTCAATTCTCTAATTACTTTGGATCAACAACTCAATCAGAATTAGATCAAACTTTTCGATTTAACAACCAAATTGGCAAAGTTGCAACCGATTTTATTAGCAAAAACCCAGCACAAATCACCAAAAAAATCACCTCGTTGAAACAAGTTAATGCACCTGCGGTGTCGTTGCTCAAACGAGATAACAGTCAATTTCGCTCTCGAAAAACAGGACTGATCGATGAAATGGCTAATGGTGCAATCGACGATGTTTTAGCGGCTATTTCAGCTAAAGTATGTAAGCCTGTTACCGTTTATTTATTAGCACGTTTTTGGTTTTTTTTACCAAGTAACATAGATCTTAACAGGTTAAATAATCAATATCCCTTACTGACCATTGATGCTCAATCTTTCCATACTTCAAAAGGAAAAGAGGCCGATTATGTCATTATTGTTGGTCTGAAAAAGGGCGCTCATGGTTTTCCTTCTGAGAAAGTAACGCCTGCACTTAATGAAGCATTACTGGCGAAAAAAGAAAAATTTCCCTATGCAGAAGAGCGAAGATTACTTTATGTAGCGCTCACCAGAGCGAAAGACAGGGTTTATATTATTGCAGATATGACCGAATCAAACCCCTTTGTTAAAGAACTTGTGAACGATCATCAAATTGAACTGAATGAATTTGAATGTACAGCAACTCAATCATTGGTAGACGACTTACATTGTCTGGCTTGTAAAACAGGGCTATTAAAAAAACGTACCGGCCGTTTTGGTACCTTCTATGCCTGTTCTAATTCTCCTCGCTGTGAACATAAAGAAAAGCCTTGTGCTAAATGTGAAAGTCCAATGACACGCAAACGTTACCCAGGTTTTAAAACCTGCTTGAATGACTTATGCAAAAGCTTGATACCAACGTGCAGTTTATGTGATGCGGAAATGGTGTTACGTACGAGCAAAAAAGGCGAGTTTTGGGGCTGTCGAAATTATAAAGGAAACGATCCAATGAGTTGTAAGAATGGCGTAGATAATGCCAACGTTAACTGGCCTGAATTAGTTGTAGATTAGGGGCTGTTGATCTTTCACTGTTAAATTTTGTTCGCCTTTTTTAAAGAGAGTAAAGCGTTTTAATCGCGGCGAGTAGTGTGTAGCCTAGTCACTCTAAGCAAATACTACTCAACAAAGAGTAAAACGCTTTTAGTCGAATCCTTCGGACAGCGTTTGTTGGTCATTTTTACGGCGTTATCGCCTTTTTATATGGAACAACCACATGACAAAGGCTCTGCCTTGTATAAATACCCAACAAATCACTGCAAAAATAATCTCGAAAGATCAACAGACCCTAATCATAATCTACATTTAAGGATTTACCGGTAAGCCTTTTAATGTCGCTAATATGGAAATAACTTAGCAGATTTGGTATTTAGTTTTCTCTTGCTCTATAAAGCTCAGCTATAACAGCGTAGGATCAAACTACTTTAGATAAAAACTTAGGTTTGCATTTTTACCAATGGGTATTAAGTGCACTAACATAAAAAATTATGCAACTAACAGCAAAAGCATCACTCACTAACGCTTTACTTATTTCTATTTGTACACCTGACTTTAAAGGTGATGAAGCAACAGAATCACTGGCAGAGCTCGCGCGTTTAGTGACTACACTCGGTTTTAAAGTAGTCGGCACTCAGTCGCAAAAGCAGAGTTCGACTAAAAAAGTTAATGTACTAGGTTTAGGGAAACTGGCAGAAATAGCGCATCTCACGGGTAATCAAGGTGAGGTTGAAGACATGGAAGAAGTTGAAGACCTCTCTGTTGGCGAACAAACTGATGACGTTGAATTTATGGTTAATTCTTCAGATATCCCATCAGACAACCTTCCATTTGCTTGTGCTGATGTGGTGGTATTTGATTGTGATTTAAGCCCATCTCAGCTGCGTAATGTCGAGAATCAATTAGGCGTAGAGGTTTTTGACCGTACTGGCATTATTATTGAAATATTTAGTCGTCATGCCCGTACTAAAACCGCGAAATTACAGGTTGAAATTGCCCGACTTAATTATGTAGCACCACGACTTCGTGAGACCTCATGTGGTGATAAAGAACGTCAAATGGGTAAAGGTGCTGGCGAAACTACGCTAGAACTGAACCGTCGTGCCGTGCGTGACCAATTAGCCGAACTTAAGCGAGAATTGGTGAGTGTTCAACATGAAATGAAAGGCCGACGTACCCAACGTTCTGAGCTTTTTTGTGTTGCTTTGGTTGGTTATACCAACGCGGGCAAGTCATCAATGATGCGAGCTATTACCGGCAGTGATGTTGAAGGTGAAAATAAACTTTTTGCGACGCTTGATACTACGGTTCGTGCTTTATTTCCTATCACTCAACCAAGAATATTAGTGTCGGACACTGTTGGTTTTATTAAAAAGCTACCACACGATCTAGTCGCCTCATTTCATTCAACCTTAGCAGAAGCGCAGGATGCATCATTACTGTTATATGTAGTCGATGCCTCTGATCCTTCGTTTCGTGCGCAACTCGATGTCGTACACGAAGTGCTGGACGAAGTTGGTGTTGAAGACAGTAAAAAGTTACTGGTACTAAACAAATCAGATCAACTTAGCATTGAGCAACAACAAGCATTGATGGAAGAGTTTCCTAATGCCATGATGACATCTGCGCGTAATCCGGCTGATGTGAGTAAATTGCATAAATATATCGTTGGTATTGCGCAGGAAGAGATGATTGAAGAAGAAATTATTGTTCCTTATACCGCTAACGGTATCATAGGTGAAATTCGATCGAGAATGAGTGTTACTAAAGAAGAGTATGAAAATAGTCATATTAAACTAACGGTGCGCTCAAACGCGATTGATTTAGCAAGGTTGAAAAAACGGATGTTGAGCTTATAGATTAACTCTGTTAAGCCTGTAATTTGGGCGAAAATTGGCAACCAAGGTTTATGAGTATAATTATAGTTTCAGATGTTTTTGGTATCACACCCGCTTTATTAACACTAAAGGATAAACTCGGGGCAAATACGATTATTGATCCATACGAAGGAAAAAGTATGGATTTTATCAATGAAGCTGAGGCATATTCATGTTTCATCACTACCGTTGGGCTTGATAGATACGTTTCAAAAGTAG
The DNA window shown above is from Colwellia psychrerythraea 34H and carries:
- the hflX gene encoding GTPase HflX; the protein is MQLTAKASLTNALLISICTPDFKGDEATESLAELARLVTTLGFKVVGTQSQKQSSTKKVNVLGLGKLAEIAHLTGNQGEVEDMEEVEDLSVGEQTDDVEFMVNSSDIPSDNLPFACADVVVFDCDLSPSQLRNVENQLGVEVFDRTGIIIEIFSRHARTKTAKLQVEIARLNYVAPRLRETSCGDKERQMGKGAGETTLELNRRAVRDQLAELKRELVSVQHEMKGRRTQRSELFCVALVGYTNAGKSSMMRAITGSDVEGENKLFATLDTTVRALFPITQPRILVSDTVGFIKKLPHDLVASFHSTLAEAQDASLLLYVVDASDPSFRAQLDVVHEVLDEVGVEDSKKLLVLNKSDQLSIEQQQALMEEFPNAMMTSARNPADVSKLHKYIVGIAQEEMIEEEIIVPYTANGIIGEIRSRMSVTKEEYENSHIKLTVRSNAIDLARLKKRMLSL
- a CDS encoding ArsR/SmtB family transcription factor, which translates into the protein MDIDVIAKALKELGHPTRLAIFKRLVKSGEQGIAVGEVQEELQIPGSTLSHHISSLASAGLITQRREGRVLYCVVEYDKLLSVIAFLQDECCIDEQ
- a CDS encoding UvrD-helicase domain-containing protein; the encoded protein is MSSNPQTVVDSIEQLSDYCIPSSFFRRFIGIPTAIKISDCGVVIDVEDSLTTIKWEELIVPPTFHLSFFGQIISFKTESKSYVFTMLAYKSKRKHKNNCEQRWAAANIHRVETLLTAIERFKTNRYMRRSIIERIQLASRQELVRWLPWLNSNSSSKSTSSLTNVIEITQRLSYYQHWQQQGIADCRESYISKQLQTHEAFFDNVESNPLTLCQRRACIIDNDNNLLLAGAGTGKTSVMIGRTGYLLNSLQAKSDEILLLAYGRKAANEMDERIRDKLSTDKISATTFHRLGLSIIAQVEGGKPSLSVLADDEKAKSKWIQSYFERLIKEDRQYRKLILEYFGKYYYVERSAFDFKSKGEYYQYLTDNDIRSFKGEQVKSFGELYIANSLFSYGIEYQYEAKYAYDVKSIERKQYQPDFFLPEFNVYIEYYGIDENEDTAPYIDKDEYHEGIQWKRDTHNKFNTVCLEFTYAQHKTGQLLSALKASLIELKNRSDLSPADSFPSEKTPSELMSSEHISAELRPIELIPSDVILATLNESGRITELAKTFTQLVGLYKAACLDTTLDCTLASSLQNSIIANSVEPKQTEKALALLKPILSAYEQHLAQHHEIDFEDMINKALTYVQAGQFKSPWRYIMVDEFQDISEPRARLVKALRDNNKECSVFAVGDDWQAIYRFSGADVTLTTQFSNYFGSTTQSELDQTFRFNNQIGKVATDFISKNPAQITKKITSLKQVNAPAVSLLKRDNSQFRSRKTGLIDEMANGAIDDVLAAISAKVCKPVTVYLLARFWFFLPSNIDLNRLNNQYPLLTIDAQSFHTSKGKEADYVIIVGLKKGAHGFPSEKVTPALNEALLAKKEKFPYAEERRLLYVALTRAKDRVYIIADMTESNPFVKELVNDHQIELNEFECTATQSLVDDLHCLACKTGLLKKRTGRFGTFYACSNSPRCEHKEKPCAKCESPMTRKRYPGFKTCLNDLCKSLIPTCSLCDAEMVLRTSKKGEFWGCRNYKGNDPMSCKNGVDNANVNWPELVVD
- a CDS encoding permease, yielding MTITQQMVFDTLNMFAFLAVELTVLFLLISYIVGVLQEYIPPSKIQSILSSKNGKGYIVAGFLGAITPFCSCSTIPFLKGLLRAKAGFGTMMVFLFASPLLNPIIIGLFAVTFGLKVTAFYFTIAMGVSIAAGYLLEKFGFERYIKPEAYITPESKSCATSCGNNIETVSKWTKIWHSTWSDFKKVLPYLIGGIALGSMIYGFMPTEFVASVASESNPFAVPIAAVIGIPLYIRAEAVIPLSAALAAKGMGLGAVMALIIGSAGASLTEVILLKSLFKNPMIIAFLTVILSMAVGAGYLYSFLF